One window of the Marinifilum sp. JC120 genome contains the following:
- a CDS encoding helix-turn-helix transcriptional regulator, giving the protein MQAKDFDSFFERVKSQTDISTQAQLARELGVGRAAVSLVKKKGTVPPRWILELSVRYNLDSTWLESGMGSPRPEVNAVEFADEFSRIPKVAARLSAGGGSFETGGEIEGFYAFRKDWIGGKGNPADMVLMEVYGNSMEPELKEGDIVLLDQSRQDILAGGIYAVGVEDTVMVKRVEKRPGQVVLHSDNKDYDPIHLGGDELENVRVLGQVVWVSREYH; this is encoded by the coding sequence ATGCAAGCTAAAGATTTCGATTCTTTTTTTGAAAGAGTGAAGAGCCAGACTGATATTTCCACACAGGCTCAACTGGCGCGCGAGCTGGGCGTCGGCAGGGCTGCTGTTTCCCTTGTTAAGAAGAAAGGGACCGTTCCCCCGCGCTGGATTTTAGAACTCTCCGTGCGCTACAATCTTGATTCCACATGGCTTGAATCCGGTATGGGGTCCCCGCGTCCGGAAGTTAATGCCGTTGAATTTGCAGATGAATTCTCCCGTATTCCCAAGGTTGCGGCCCGTTTGTCCGCAGGCGGAGGTTCTTTTGAAACCGGGGGCGAAATAGAAGGATTCTACGCTTTTCGCAAGGATTGGATCGGCGGAAAGGGGAATCCAGCGGACATGGTTTTAATGGAAGTTTACGGCAACAGTATGGAGCCGGAATTAAAAGAAGGTGACATTGTGCTGCTGGACCAGTCTCGGCAGGATATCCTTGCCGGGGGTATTTACGCTGTGGGTGTGGAAGACACCGTCATGGTTAAAAGGGTTGAAAAGAGGCCCGGGCAGGTGGTTCTGCACAGCGACAACAAAGATTATGATCCCATTCATCTCGGTGGCGATGAACTTGAGAATGTGCGTGTTCTTGGGCAGGTCGTCTGGGTTTCTCGCGAATATCATTAG
- the rnr gene encoding ribonuclease R produces the protein MGKKRKSKDPGMIKPFEAMNVFNKSRKPLSAGELEKRLGLTKRHRKFVKNILKDLVRDGKIIKIGNAYGVVDKMNMVTGKLQVQRSGAAFLLPDDKKRKDIYIHTKNLRDAWHGDRVTVAITGSHWGGKREEGRVVRVIERGKQVFPVRVIRPMGGTALLCHPTDPRLDFGIVVEPDEAVVDEPILDDNGKEIYPADSVDAEVDFTQIARGEILLVAPGEQINPSLWEGRILKILGEEDDVLVQEAVVKANHGIPTAFPGKVMAVADALPDEPCEEDFAEREDMRDIPFVTIDGATAKDFDDAVFVEKIGSGYRLRVAIADVSHYVAMESPMDREALKRGNSYYFPKSVEPMFPEALSNGLCSLNPDVNRLAMTATIEFNKSGEPVRSSFAPAVIKSHARLTYEQVYKGIILDEKEEQESFGDLLPMLKLSEELARKINKRRKGRGSLEFDLPEPEILFNLQGRTVDIRPRCRNFAHQIIEEFMIAANEAVAEFLTEKEIGCLYRVHPGPDEEKLTNLFKVLRKIGISKQAPDPITPQSLQAVVKDSEGTDQEYIVSRLLLRSMKQAKYEPDNEGHFGLASECYCHFTSPIRRYADLVVHRLLKVALGDGHQAIPGQKQLGRIGSSISGTERTAMEAEREILKRLTIIFLKDKVGEEFTGVISSIAEFGFWVEFQEVMAEGMVRLSSLGDDYYTFWSDRQMIVGERTGHAFRLGQKITVRLESVSLELLEANLALVSGAEDYKKFV, from the coding sequence ATGGGAAAGAAAAGAAAATCGAAAGATCCAGGTATGATTAAGCCTTTTGAGGCCATGAATGTTTTCAATAAAAGCCGCAAACCTTTATCCGCAGGCGAGCTTGAAAAAAGACTCGGCCTGACCAAGCGGCACCGCAAATTTGTTAAAAATATATTGAAAGACCTTGTCCGTGACGGGAAGATCATCAAAATCGGCAATGCCTACGGCGTTGTGGATAAGATGAACATGGTCACCGGGAAATTGCAGGTCCAGCGTTCGGGGGCGGCATTCCTGTTGCCGGACGATAAGAAACGCAAAGATATTTATATCCACACCAAAAACCTGCGCGATGCATGGCATGGCGACCGGGTTACCGTTGCCATTACCGGTTCCCATTGGGGCGGTAAGCGTGAGGAAGGGCGTGTGGTCCGTGTGATTGAACGTGGCAAGCAGGTCTTTCCGGTGCGGGTTATCCGGCCCATGGGTGGTACTGCGCTGCTTTGCCATCCCACTGATCCCCGGCTGGATTTCGGCATTGTGGTGGAACCGGACGAAGCGGTTGTTGACGAGCCAATACTGGACGATAACGGCAAGGAAATTTACCCGGCTGATTCTGTTGATGCTGAGGTCGATTTCACACAGATTGCAAGGGGCGAAATCCTGCTGGTGGCTCCCGGTGAGCAGATCAACCCATCGCTTTGGGAAGGACGCATCCTGAAAATTCTGGGCGAGGAAGATGATGTTCTTGTGCAGGAGGCCGTAGTCAAGGCCAACCACGGTATCCCCACGGCTTTTCCCGGTAAAGTGATGGCGGTGGCCGATGCTCTGCCGGATGAACCGTGCGAAGAGGATTTTGCCGAGCGCGAAGACATGCGCGACATTCCTTTTGTGACCATCGACGGCGCAACTGCGAAAGATTTTGATGATGCTGTGTTCGTTGAAAAGATTGGCAGTGGTTACCGTTTGCGGGTGGCAATTGCAGATGTCAGCCATTATGTAGCCATGGAATCCCCGATGGACCGCGAGGCTCTGAAGCGCGGTAACTCCTACTATTTTCCAAAGTCCGTGGAGCCTATGTTTCCGGAAGCTCTCAGTAACGGGCTGTGCAGTCTGAACCCGGATGTGAACCGTCTGGCAATGACCGCGACTATTGAATTTAATAAATCCGGCGAGCCTGTAAGGTCTTCTTTTGCTCCGGCAGTGATCAAGAGTCATGCCCGGCTGACTTACGAGCAGGTCTACAAGGGAATTATTCTTGACGAGAAAGAGGAGCAGGAAAGTTTCGGTGACCTGCTGCCCATGCTCAAATTGTCTGAAGAGCTGGCCCGTAAGATCAATAAACGTCGTAAAGGGCGGGGTAGCCTTGAATTTGACCTGCCGGAACCGGAAATCCTTTTTAATTTGCAGGGACGGACCGTGGATATTCGCCCGCGTTGTCGAAATTTTGCGCACCAGATCATTGAGGAATTCATGATTGCGGCTAACGAGGCTGTGGCAGAATTCCTAACCGAAAAGGAAATCGGCTGTTTGTACCGCGTGCATCCCGGTCCTGATGAGGAAAAGCTGACTAACCTGTTCAAGGTGTTGCGCAAGATCGGCATCAGCAAGCAGGCGCCTGATCCGATTACCCCGCAGTCTTTGCAGGCTGTAGTGAAGGATTCCGAAGGAACTGATCAGGAGTATATTGTTAGCAGGTTGCTGCTGCGTTCCATGAAGCAGGCAAAGTATGAACCTGACAATGAAGGACATTTCGGGTTGGCTTCGGAATGCTATTGCCATTTCACTTCTCCCATCAGACGCTATGCCGACCTTGTGGTGCACCGCCTGCTCAAGGTTGCTCTTGGCGATGGTCATCAGGCCATTCCCGGTCAGAAACAGCTGGGACGTATCGGTAGTTCCATCAGCGGAACAGAGCGCACAGCCATGGAAGCGGAACGCGAAATCCTCAAACGTCTGACCATTATTTTTCTTAAGGATAAGGTTGGCGAAGAGTTTACCGGAGTGATCTCTTCCATTGCGGAATTCGGATTCTGGGTGGAATTTCAGGAAGTCATGGCCGAAGGCATGGTCCGCCTTTCGTCGCTGGGAGATGATTACTATACTTTCTGGTCGGACCGCCAGATGATCGTCGGAGAACGCACCGGGCATGCTTTCCGTTTGGGGCAGAAGATTACTGTCCGGCTGGAATCGGTGAGTCTTGAATTGCTTGAAGCCAACCTTGCTTTGGTTTCTGGTGCTGAAGATTACAAGAAGTTTGTTTAA
- the lpxK gene encoding tetraacyldisaccharide 4'-kinase, with amino-acid sequence MSLLFKAQKILGPILAPISKGYGAVMSRRAEKYASGGCERFRPACPCISVGNIGSGGSGKTPIADWLLKWAECEGLLTVLLTRGYGAKPSSLPYLVGSFSPVHEAGDEPLMLANGNPNAKIVVDPVRKRSGAWATDEFKPGLMLLDDGFQHMAVERDLDFVLLTPDDFTTGWDKVIPRGTWRENKQALQRADVFFVKSGPDAFKQMIWLIREKLSEFGKPVFQFELRAKGLKLLGGGERLGFGSEKYLLFAGIGKPEILRNDAGKSMGRAPEEFIIFKDHHAYTAQDVELIRKKAAAAGTKRIICTPKDAIKLANLGCEDFYVIDLEVEFKEAIFFDDTEEAPFDKWWNKQRLIDAFNK; translated from the coding sequence ATGTCCTTGCTGTTCAAAGCCCAGAAAATTTTAGGACCCATCCTCGCTCCAATATCCAAGGGATACGGCGCAGTCATGTCCCGCCGTGCAGAGAAGTATGCAAGTGGCGGGTGTGAGAGGTTTCGGCCTGCTTGTCCGTGCATTTCCGTGGGTAATATCGGGTCCGGGGGCAGCGGAAAGACTCCTATTGCGGACTGGCTGCTCAAGTGGGCGGAGTGTGAAGGTTTGTTGACAGTGCTGTTGACCCGTGGTTATGGGGCCAAACCCAGTTCATTACCGTATTTGGTGGGCAGCTTTAGCCCTGTTCATGAGGCCGGGGACGAGCCGCTCATGCTGGCGAATGGAAATCCAAATGCGAAAATCGTTGTCGACCCGGTACGTAAGCGATCCGGGGCATGGGCAACGGATGAGTTTAAGCCGGGCTTGATGCTGCTTGATGACGGATTTCAGCATATGGCGGTGGAGCGCGATCTGGATTTTGTGCTGCTTACTCCCGACGATTTTACAACAGGTTGGGATAAGGTCATCCCCCGTGGGACATGGCGGGAGAATAAGCAGGCTTTGCAACGGGCGGATGTCTTTTTTGTGAAAAGCGGGCCGGATGCTTTCAAGCAGATGATCTGGCTGATAAGAGAGAAGTTGTCCGAATTCGGGAAACCCGTATTTCAGTTTGAGCTGCGCGCCAAGGGTCTTAAGTTACTCGGCGGTGGAGAACGGCTCGGTTTCGGCAGCGAGAAATATCTGCTTTTTGCCGGGATCGGTAAACCGGAAATCTTGCGCAATGACGCCGGGAAATCTATGGGCCGTGCACCCGAAGAATTCATAATTTTCAAGGATCATCACGCATACACCGCGCAGGATGTGGAGCTGATCCGAAAAAAAGCAGCGGCAGCGGGTACAAAACGAATTATTTGCACTCCTAAGGATGCAATTAAATTAGCCAACCTTGGCTGCGAAGATTTTTATGTAATTGATCTGGAAGTGGAATTTAAAGAAGCCATATTTTTTGACGATACAGAAGAAGCTCCCTTTGATAAGTGGTGGAATAAACAAAGATTAATAGACGCATTTAATAAGTAA
- a CDS encoding Bax inhibitor-1/YccA family protein: protein MSRFGAAGTVSARPEVLNAFMRGIYSWMSAGLLATAAVAWVALSTPAVMNLVLAQNPETGAVAPTMLFWGAVIGEIGLVFYLSMRISKLSASAATGLFMAYSALNGLTLSIILVAYTTASIFQTFLVTAGMFGAMSLYGLTTRKDLTGMGSFMMMGLFGILIAMVVNFFMQSSAMTFAISILGVFIFAGLTAYDSQKLKDMGEYIPADDATAVRRGTILGALTLYLDFINMFIFLLRLMGNRE, encoded by the coding sequence ATGAGTAGATTCGGTGCAGCCGGTACCGTTAGCGCGAGACCGGAAGTCCTTAATGCATTTATGCGCGGCATTTACAGCTGGATGAGCGCGGGCCTCTTGGCAACTGCTGCCGTGGCATGGGTTGCCCTTTCCACTCCGGCGGTTATGAACCTTGTGCTGGCCCAGAATCCCGAAACCGGGGCTGTTGCTCCGACCATGCTTTTCTGGGGTGCGGTTATCGGTGAAATCGGTCTGGTCTTCTACCTGAGCATGCGTATTTCCAAACTTTCAGCCAGCGCTGCTACCGGGTTGTTCATGGCTTACAGTGCGCTGAACGGTCTGACCCTGTCCATCATTCTGGTTGCTTACACCACAGCGTCCATTTTTCAGACCTTCCTCGTTACCGCAGGAATGTTCGGCGCTATGTCCTTGTATGGTCTGACCACCCGCAAAGACCTGACCGGAATGGGATCATTCATGATGATGGGTCTGTTCGGTATTCTGATCGCCATGGTGGTGAACTTCTTCATGCAGAGCTCTGCCATGACTTTCGCCATCTCCATTCTCGGAGTGTTTATTTTCGCAGGCCTCACCGCTTACGATTCCCAGAAGCTCAAAGATATGGGCGAGTACATTCCGGCTGACGATGCTACCGCAGTAAGACGCGGCACCATCCTCGGCGCGCTGACCCTGTATCTCGACTTCATCAACATGTTTATCTTCCTGCTCCGCCTCATGGGTAACCGCGAGTAG
- a CDS encoding MFS transporter: MSQSSSSAFSHPKPFYLLFSVEMWERFGYYGMQALLVLFMVKKLGFSDQLADQTFSAFAALVYAFICAGGYIGDKILGNRRTMFLGAVVLAAGYALLGYDCERFLYPALGIIIAGNGLFKANPSALVSKLYEKGDSRVDGAFTLYYMAINIGSFAAMSLCPIIQKHYGWNAGFFVCFIGMLIAIGNFIAFRSILDPIGSEADFEPLNLKKLLLTLIGTAGIAGTSALLLTHLTLAHELLYASLVVVAALYVREIIRAEAHEKANLVICLILMAEAIVFFALYQQMPTSLNLFAARNVDPYIFGIPVEAASFQALNPFWVMVISPVLAIVYSRLDKAGKDLSLPGKFALGMMMCCAAFLTLAFVAKYQADANGYVSGNWLVLSYGFQSLGELLVSGLGLAMVARLTPERSMGFMMGAWFMFQSVAMVLGGEIATMASVPEHGVTAVQSLQIYDDLFFKIGIATGAIGLVMTAFVPVLKKYIRD; the protein is encoded by the coding sequence ATGTCGCAGAGTTCAAGCAGTGCTTTCAGCCATCCTAAACCATTCTATTTGCTCTTCTCCGTGGAGATGTGGGAGCGGTTTGGCTACTACGGAATGCAGGCCCTTCTGGTTTTGTTTATGGTCAAGAAACTGGGATTTTCCGATCAATTAGCGGATCAGACTTTCAGTGCTTTTGCGGCCCTTGTTTATGCTTTTATCTGCGCTGGCGGGTATATCGGAGATAAGATTCTCGGTAACCGCCGGACTATGTTTTTAGGGGCGGTTGTTCTTGCTGCCGGGTATGCGTTGCTGGGGTATGACTGCGAGAGATTTCTTTATCCGGCACTGGGTATCATTATTGCCGGGAACGGGCTGTTCAAGGCCAACCCCTCGGCACTGGTATCCAAACTTTATGAGAAGGGTGACTCCCGCGTGGATGGTGCCTTTACCCTTTATTATATGGCGATCAACATCGGTTCCTTTGCAGCCATGTCGCTCTGTCCGATCATCCAGAAACATTACGGCTGGAATGCGGGATTTTTTGTCTGCTTCATCGGCATGCTCATCGCAATCGGAAATTTTATTGCTTTTCGTTCCATACTTGATCCCATCGGTTCCGAGGCTGATTTTGAGCCGTTGAATCTGAAAAAACTGCTGCTGACCCTGATTGGTACAGCTGGCATTGCCGGGACTTCTGCTCTGCTTTTGACCCATCTGACTCTTGCCCATGAACTTCTTTACGCTTCTCTTGTCGTTGTGGCGGCTCTTTATGTGCGTGAGATTATTCGCGCTGAAGCTCACGAAAAAGCAAATCTGGTCATCTGCCTGATCCTTATGGCCGAGGCCATTGTTTTCTTTGCTCTTTATCAGCAGATGCCTACTTCGCTTAATCTTTTTGCTGCCCGTAATGTGGACCCGTATATCTTCGGTATCCCGGTGGAAGCGGCATCTTTTCAGGCACTGAATCCTTTCTGGGTCATGGTTATCAGCCCTGTGCTGGCGATTGTTTATTCCCGGCTTGATAAAGCTGGCAAGGATCTTTCCCTGCCCGGAAAATTCGCACTGGGTATGATGATGTGTTGTGCGGCCTTTCTCACCTTAGCTTTTGTGGCCAAGTATCAGGCTGATGCCAACGGTTATGTTTCCGGTAACTGGCTGGTGCTCAGCTACGGTTTTCAGAGTCTCGGAGAGCTGCTGGTCAGCGGCCTTGGTCTGGCAATGGTGGCCCGGCTGACCCCGGAACGTTCCATGGGGTTCATGATGGGGGCCTGGTTCATGTTTCAGTCCGTGGCAATGGTTCTTGGCGGGGAGATTGCGACCATGGCAAGTGTGCCGGAACATGGGGTAACCGCAGTGCAATCCTTGCAGATTTATGATGATCTGTTTTTCAAAATCGGAATCGCCACCGGGGCCATAGGTTTAGTTATGACTGCATTTGTTCCGGTGCTCAAAAAGTATATCCGGGATTAG
- a CDS encoding calcium/sodium antiporter, whose amino-acid sequence MLSNIFFFLLSIFLLWFGADWIVESASKIAKKYKVSDLVIGLTIVAFGTSAPEFLVTATAAFKGLSDISLSNVVGSNIFNLGFILGLMALIKPLPTNRSLAMRDAPLLLATTALILGLAYFDKLDRSAGIMLLAILGGYIGYLLVHSRRAANAMAGIVPEVEEEGGSEITAKDWLKLLAGFIGIALGGEFMVDAASDIARHFGVSNWVIGMTIVAAGTSLPELVTCLAASLKGRNEMLLGNLIGSDFFNFAGVLGLTCLMRPLEVSPDALPGLTVLVGMVALVLFFIRTGWKVSRLEGAILVCLSMGRWVFDFMG is encoded by the coding sequence ATGCTTTCCAATATATTTTTCTTTTTACTGAGTATATTCCTATTATGGTTCGGTGCGGACTGGATTGTTGAGTCTGCTTCGAAGATTGCGAAGAAATACAAAGTTTCTGACCTTGTTATTGGTTTGACCATTGTGGCTTTCGGTACATCCGCGCCGGAATTTCTGGTCACAGCCACAGCGGCATTCAAGGGATTATCTGACATTTCCCTGTCCAACGTGGTTGGGTCTAATATTTTTAATCTAGGTTTTATTCTTGGTCTGATGGCTTTGATCAAACCCTTGCCGACTAACAGATCATTGGCAATGCGCGATGCTCCGCTGCTGCTGGCGACTACCGCCTTGATTCTTGGGCTGGCCTATTTTGATAAGCTGGATCGTTCCGCCGGGATTATGCTGTTGGCAATACTTGGCGGTTACATCGGTTACCTGTTGGTCCACAGTAGAAGGGCAGCCAATGCCATGGCCGGAATCGTACCCGAAGTGGAAGAAGAGGGCGGCAGCGAGATCACAGCAAAAGATTGGCTCAAGCTGCTGGCTGGATTCATTGGTATCGCACTGGGTGGTGAATTCATGGTTGATGCTGCATCAGACATCGCCCGCCATTTCGGTGTTTCCAACTGGGTAATCGGTATGACCATCGTTGCTGCCGGGACATCTTTGCCGGAACTGGTCACCTGCCTTGCTGCATCTCTTAAAGGGCGCAATGAAATGCTGCTCGGTAACCTCATCGGTAGTGACTTTTTCAACTTCGCAGGCGTGCTCGGCCTGACCTGCCTGATGCGTCCGCTGGAAGTCTCCCCGGATGCCCTGCCCGGACTGACCGTACTGGTGGGAATGGTCGCGCTGGTGCTTTTCTTTATCCGCACAGGCTGGAAAGTCAGCAGGTTGGAAGGGGCAATTCTAGTTTGCCTGAGCATGGGCCGCTGGGTCTTTGATTTCATGGGCTAA
- a CDS encoding DUF814 domain-containing protein, with protein sequence MNKQYDALALFSGGLDSILACKVIQDQGLKVLGLHFVTPFFGNPEKIEHWQDIYGVEIVTVDISEKYIQMMLDVPDHGMGKLVNPCVDCKIMMISHAKTLMEEYGAKFLISGEVTGQRPMSQRPPTLNSIRNCSETRDILLRPLCAQSQPITAVEESGLVDREKLPNIFGRGRKEQLRMAKDYGFSEIPTPGGGCKLTEQENAARYFPLLQRLTEQDVNSFQLATTGRQFWAGNKMLVVGRNRDDNERIEDLYEAEDYLFEVRGFPGPLSIGRGFCGEEWAQQEVLDAAAMTASFSPKAVKSGEEIHVAIIGPEGEMIVKVTPNRETSFVRPTLDGLKEWKKERGEVKEA encoded by the coding sequence ATGAACAAACAATATGACGCTTTGGCCCTTTTTTCCGGGGGCCTCGATAGTATATTGGCCTGCAAGGTCATTCAGGATCAGGGACTCAAGGTTCTCGGCTTGCACTTTGTTACGCCTTTTTTTGGTAATCCCGAGAAGATAGAACATTGGCAGGATATTTACGGTGTGGAAATCGTGACTGTAGATATCAGTGAAAAATATATTCAGATGATGCTTGATGTGCCGGATCACGGCATGGGCAAGCTGGTCAATCCTTGCGTGGATTGCAAGATCATGATGATCAGCCACGCCAAGACTCTTATGGAAGAGTACGGGGCAAAATTTCTGATTTCCGGTGAAGTGACCGGGCAGCGGCCCATGTCTCAGCGTCCGCCTACTTTGAATTCTATTCGTAATTGCTCAGAAACCCGGGATATTCTGCTCCGCCCCCTCTGCGCTCAGTCCCAGCCCATCACAGCTGTGGAAGAATCCGGTTTGGTGGATCGCGAGAAGCTGCCCAATATTTTCGGGCGCGGGCGCAAGGAACAGTTGCGAATGGCTAAGGATTATGGCTTTTCCGAAATACCGACTCCCGGCGGGGGGTGCAAGCTCACCGAGCAGGAAAATGCGGCTCGCTATTTTCCGCTTTTGCAGAGACTCACCGAGCAGGATGTTAATTCTTTTCAGCTTGCAACCACCGGACGTCAATTCTGGGCTGGGAATAAGATGCTGGTTGTCGGGCGTAATCGCGATGACAATGAGCGCATTGAAGATCTTTACGAGGCTGAAGATTATCTTTTTGAAGTGCGCGGTTTTCCCGGTCCGCTCAGCATCGGACGTGGTTTCTGTGGCGAAGAATGGGCGCAGCAGGAAGTGCTCGATGCAGCAGCCATGACCGCTTCTTTTTCACCCAAGGCCGTTAAGTCCGGTGAAGAAATTCATGTTGCCATAATCGGTCCCGAAGGGGAGATGATCGTCAAGGTAACCCCCAATCGCGAAACTTCTTTTGTCCGGCCTACTCTCGATGGATTGAAAGAATGGAAGAAAGAACGCGGTGAAGTAAAAGAGGCGTAA
- the recA gene encoding recombinase RecA: MSKKNANPEELRKAALSTALTTIERKFGKGSIMRLDSDASHNIPTIPTGSISLDMALGIGGIPKGRITEVYGPESSGKTTLALHVIAECQKAGGTAAFVDAEHALDVKYAKRLGVNTDELLISQPDYGEQALEITDLLVRSGAVDIVVIDSVAALTPQAELEGNMGETQVGGQARLMSHALRKLTGTIHKSKAVVLFINQIRMKIGMTGYGSPETTSGGNALKFYSSVRLDIRRIQTLKDKDEVFGSRTRIKVVKNKVAPPFREALVDILYGTGMSREGELLDLGVDHGIVDKSGAWYAYGSERLGQGKENVRQFLGETPELRQQIEDKLLVHLGMKEDPDANVGEKVDEQGPTE, translated from the coding sequence ATGAGCAAGAAAAACGCAAATCCCGAAGAACTCCGCAAGGCAGCCTTAAGCACAGCCCTGACCACTATTGAACGCAAGTTCGGCAAGGGTTCCATCATGCGCCTTGATTCCGATGCCTCACACAATATTCCGACAATTCCCACCGGATCAATCAGCCTCGACATGGCACTGGGTATCGGCGGTATCCCCAAGGGCAGAATTACAGAAGTGTACGGCCCTGAATCTTCCGGTAAAACAACTCTGGCCCTTCACGTTATTGCGGAATGCCAGAAAGCGGGCGGAACAGCCGCATTCGTTGATGCTGAACATGCACTGGATGTAAAATATGCCAAACGCCTCGGAGTAAACACCGACGAGCTGCTCATTTCCCAGCCGGACTATGGTGAACAGGCCCTTGAAATAACCGATTTGCTGGTCCGCTCAGGAGCGGTCGATATTGTTGTCATCGACTCCGTAGCTGCACTTACCCCGCAGGCCGAGCTTGAAGGAAATATGGGAGAAACTCAGGTTGGCGGACAGGCAAGACTTATGTCTCATGCCCTGAGAAAGCTAACCGGTACTATCCATAAATCTAAAGCTGTAGTTCTGTTCATTAACCAAATCCGTATGAAAATCGGTATGACCGGATACGGTAGCCCCGAGACAACCTCCGGTGGTAATGCCCTGAAATTTTACTCCTCTGTGCGTCTCGATATCCGCAGGATTCAGACGCTTAAAGATAAGGATGAAGTCTTTGGTTCCCGTACCAGAATCAAAGTAGTTAAAAACAAGGTAGCGCCGCCCTTCCGCGAAGCCCTTGTGGATATCCTTTATGGAACAGGCATGTCCCGCGAAGGGGAACTGCTTGATCTCGGAGTTGACCACGGCATCGTGGATAAATCCGGTGCATGGTATGCTTACGGTTCTGAACGCCTTGGACAGGGTAAAGAAAATGTACGCCAATTCCTCGGGGAAACCCCGGAACTGCGCCAGCAAATTGAAGACAAACTACTCGTCCACCTCGGAATGAAAGAGGACCCCGACGCGAATGTAGGCGAGAAGGTTGACGAACAAGGACCTACAGAGTAA